ATTGCATTAATAACTTCTGCAGATTCACGATATTTTTTAGCTAAATCAGCACCAATCGTAACATGTGGTCCTTCAACTTCATGATCTACAGCTTTTCCTAAATCATGCAATAGTCCAGCACGTTTCGCAAGCATAACATCTACACCCAATTCAGCTGCCATAACTCCAGCTAAATGAGATACTTCTATAGAATGATTCAATACATTTTGTCCATAACTTGTTCTGTATTTCAATCTCCCTAAAAGTTTCACTATCTCTGGATGTAATCCATGAACACCTGTTTCAAAAGTTGCCTGTTCTCCAGCTTCCTTAATGCGTTGTTCAACTTCTTTTTGCGCTTTTTCAACCATTTCTTCAATACGCGCCGGATGAATTCTTCCATCAGTAATCAACTTTTCTAAAGCGATTCTTGCGACTTCGCGCCGCACAGGGTCAAATCCAGATAGTATAACAGCTTCTGGTGTATCATCAATAATTAAGTCAATCCCCGTAAGCGTTTCTAACGTCCGAATATTACGACCTTCTCGTCCAATAATTCTTCCCTTCATTTCATCATTAGGAAGAGCAACAACAGAAACTGTTGTCTCAGCAACATGATCAGCAGCACAACGTTGAATAGCTAAAGAAATAATATTACGCGCTCTTTTATCAGCTTCTTCTTTCGCCTGTTGTTCTAAATCTTTTATCATCATTGCCGTTTCATGTTTGATTTCTTCTTCAGCATTCGCTAAAAGCATCGTTCTAGCTTCTTCAGAGGTTAAACTAGAAATACGTTCTAATTCAGCCATCTGTTTTTCATGAATTTCATGAATTTCTTCTTGACTCTTGTCCAGTTCAACTTCTTTTTTATTGATGATGTCCTCTTTTTTTTCTAGAGAATCAATTTTACGGTCAAGATTTTCTTCCTTCTGCATTAGACGACGTTCTAAGCGCTGTAATTCTACACGACGTTCTTTTGTATCTCTATCTAATTCCAAACGCAATTTATGAATATCTTCTTTTGCTTCAAGTAATGCTTCTTTCTTTTTGGCTTCGCCAACCCGTTCAGCATCAACAATAATTTTTTTTGCGGCTTCTTCTGCCGAGCCAATCTGTGACTCCGCAGTTTTTTTCCTTGTCCAATAACCTGCACCTGCACCAACCACTACCGCAAGCACAACGGACAATACAATTTCAACTACAATAATCCTCACACCTCCTTGTTATATTCGTTAATACAGATAAAAGTAGAGCCTCGACTCTACTTTTAAAACATTTGTCTACATACTACAATTGTAGTAATCGACTTTGCCTTTTTAAGCATTAAA
This genomic interval from Selenobaculum gibii contains the following:
- the rny gene encoding ribonuclease Y; the encoded protein is MRIIVVEIVLSVVLAVVVGAGAGYWTRKKTAESQIGSAEEAAKKIIVDAERVGEAKKKEALLEAKEDIHKLRLELDRDTKERRVELQRLERRLMQKEENLDRKIDSLEKKEDIINKKEVELDKSQEEIHEIHEKQMAELERISSLTSEEARTMLLANAEEEIKHETAMMIKDLEQQAKEEADKRARNIISLAIQRCAADHVAETTVSVVALPNDEMKGRIIGREGRNIRTLETLTGIDLIIDDTPEAVILSGFDPVRREVARIALEKLITDGRIHPARIEEMVEKAQKEVEQRIKEAGEQATFETGVHGLHPEIVKLLGRLKYRTSYGQNVLNHSIEVSHLAGVMAAELGVDVMLAKRAGLLHDLGKAVDHEVEGPHVTIGADLAKKYRESAEVINAIAAHHGDEEAKTVQAVLVAAADAVSAARPGARRESLESYLKRLTRLEEIAESFDGVDRSFAIQAGREIRIMVKPDKIDDITSVGLARDIVKKIESELEYPGQIRVTVIRETRAVDYAK